A genome region from Erigeron canadensis isolate Cc75 chromosome 3, C_canadensis_v1, whole genome shotgun sequence includes the following:
- the LOC122593874 gene encoding uncharacterized protein LOC122593874, with protein sequence MDEFDTEKSNHVNLKGTPSHEENEGMWKTYGMSISLGFVATAVLISMFLIIAILEQLFKPNASFRFTQRSIQRLHEPRSIHKLIDAQPSHVQMENESDISVLMPGDKYPTYIAHPTPLPCSREGVYWPSHSQHDLVHNIS encoded by the exons ATGGACGAGTTCGATACCGAAAAATCAAACCATGTGAACTTGAAAGGAACTCCATCGCACGAAGAAAATGAAGGTATGTGGAAGACTTATGGGATGTCGATTTCTTTGGGTTTTGTTGCCACTGCGGTCTTGATATCCATGTTTCTTATCATAGCCATTTTAGAGCAACTCTTCAAACCAAATGCTTCATTTCGCTTTACTCAACGATCCATCCAACGACTACATGAGCCAAGATCGATTCACAAGCTCATAGATGCGCAACCCTCacat GTACAAATGGAAAATGAATCAGATATATCGGTATTGATGCCGGGAGATAAGTACCCAACGTACATTGCACATCCAACACCTCTACCTTGTTCAAGGGAAGGTGTATATTGGCCTTCACATTCTCAACACGATTTAGTCCATAATATTAGTTAA